From the Sphingomonas phyllosphaerae 5.2 genome, one window contains:
- a CDS encoding IS5 family transposase (programmed frameshift) translates to MSDLYWLTDEQMARLQPYFPKSHGKPRVDDRRVLSGIVFVNRNGLRWCDAPSAYGPHKTLYNRWKRWGERGVFLRMMEGLASAEAVPKTVMIDATYLKAHRTASSLRVKKGNLGRLIGRTKGGMNTKLHAVSDADGRPLSFFMTAGQVSDYTGAAALLDDLPKAQWLLGDRGYDADWFRDALEAKGIQPCIPGRRSRNEPVRYDKRRYRRRSRIEIMFGRLKDWRRVATRYDRCPTVFLSAVALAATVIFWL, encoded by the exons ATGAGCGACCTGTACTGGTTGACGGATGAGCAGATGGCGCGCCTGCAGCCGTACTTCCCCAAGAGCCATGGCAAGCCGCGGGTCGATGACCGACGGGTGCTGAGTGGCATCGTCTTCGTCAATCGCAACGGACTGCGCTGGTGTGATGCACCGAGCGCGTATGGTCCGCACAAGACGCTGTACAACCGGTGGAAGCGCTGGGGTGAACGGGGCGTTTTCCTGCGCATGATGGAGGGTCTGGCGTCAGCGGAGGCCGTGCCGAAAACAGTCATGATCGACGCGACTTACCTGAAGGCACACCGCACGGCATCGAGCCTGCGGGTTAAAAAGGGGA ATCTCGGCCGCCTGATCGGCCGCACGAAAGGCGGTATGAACACCAAGTTGCATGCCGTCAGCGATGCGGATGGGCGGCCCTTGAGCTTCTTCATGACCGCCGGGCAGGTCAGCGACTACACCGGCGCGGCAGCTCTGCTCGACGATCTGCCAAAGGCGCAATGGCTGCTTGGTGATCGCGGTTATGATGCGGATTGGTTCAGGGACGCCCTGGAAGCCAAGGGCATCCAGCCCTGCATCCCGGGCCGTAGATCGCGCAACGAGCCGGTCAGGTACGACAAGCGGCGCTACCGGCGCCGCAGCCGCATCGAGATCATGTTCGGCCGCCTGAAAGATTGGCGCCGCGTCGCCACACGCTACGACCGATGCCCAACGGTCTTCCTCTCCGCCGTCGCCCTCGCGGCCACAGTCATCTTCTGGCTATGA
- a CDS encoding glycosidase has product MIGNNPATPSSKAAATNQSEITPGVPIVRSRLPADSVTGDRKVLLYPSAGVVDFNVQELQDIQLMGPPQLMARDLMSPYVWLEPDGRFGIMVRAVTRPGEPMTDTGIIWAGWSDDGVRFAMLDQPSILPGAAGEKDAGGVEDPTVVKMNDGSYVVYYTGVEADMAHGEMFYATGPTVSQLAKAGVALASSKSLGNTKEATVDREKDGRWSLFYEYAADEASRVGLAIGANVDGPWNEQPTPFMPREDGWDNWHLSTGPMLLDDPEMPVMFYNGATHDARWRIGWVAFDRELTRVVDRCIEPLVTPPPAPDRTASDIAFAASVTSRDGEVWLYYSLEDRRLSRARLKRS; this is encoded by the coding sequence ATGATCGGGAACAACCCGGCCACGCCGTCTTCGAAGGCCGCGGCAACGAACCAGTCGGAGATCACGCCAGGGGTGCCGATTGTCCGCTCGCGCCTGCCCGCCGACAGCGTGACCGGCGACCGTAAGGTGCTGCTCTATCCGTCCGCGGGAGTCGTCGATTTCAACGTCCAGGAGCTGCAGGATATACAGCTGATGGGACCGCCGCAATTGATGGCACGCGACCTGATGAGCCCGTACGTCTGGCTCGAGCCCGATGGTCGGTTCGGGATCATGGTGCGCGCAGTGACGCGGCCGGGCGAGCCGATGACCGATACGGGCATTATCTGGGCCGGGTGGAGCGACGACGGAGTCCGTTTCGCGATGCTCGATCAGCCTTCGATCCTGCCCGGCGCCGCCGGCGAGAAGGATGCGGGTGGGGTAGAGGACCCCACCGTGGTAAAGATGAACGACGGCAGCTACGTCGTCTATTATACCGGCGTCGAAGCCGACATGGCGCATGGCGAGATGTTCTACGCGACGGGGCCGACCGTCAGCCAACTCGCCAAGGCCGGCGTGGCGCTCGCCTCAAGCAAGTCGCTCGGCAACACCAAGGAAGCGACGGTCGATCGTGAGAAAGATGGGCGCTGGAGCCTGTTCTACGAATATGCCGCCGACGAGGCGAGCCGCGTCGGGCTCGCAATCGGCGCTAATGTCGATGGGCCATGGAACGAGCAGCCGACGCCGTTCATGCCGCGCGAAGACGGGTGGGACAACTGGCATCTGTCGACCGGCCCGATGCTGCTCGACGATCCCGAAATGCCGGTGATGTTCTATAACGGTGCGACGCACGACGCGCGCTGGCGGATCGGCTGGGTGGCGTTCGACCGCGAACTGACGCGTGTGGTGGACCGCTGCATCGAACCGCTCGTCACCCCGCCCCCGGCTCCGGACCGGACCGCGAGCGACATCGCCTTCGCCGCGTCCGTCACCAGTCGCGACGGTGAGGTCTGGCTGTACTACTCCCTGGAAGATCGGCGTCTGTCGCGAGCGCGACTGAAGCGAAGTTGA
- a CDS encoding SDR family oxidoreductase, which yields MVSGAESGIGAACAIAFGALGDKVVVLFHDARIDGSDTVAKVKGAGGDAIAVQCDVGDEASVEAAFAAAEHAFGLVTVLVNSAGINMAGVPVRQMTLAQWQRMLATDLTGAFLTSRRFVRDRPANTPGAIIHISSIHAYAVRAGGADYCAAKGGLTNLIETLAIEEASNGIRVNAIEPGMILTPMNARASTDLAYRRSLERNIPLDRAGRPEEVGDLAVFLASDKASYITGSRIVIDGGLSLMQALGA from the coding sequence TTGGTAAGCGGCGCGGAAAGCGGCATCGGCGCGGCTTGCGCGATCGCATTCGGAGCGCTGGGCGACAAAGTGGTGGTGTTGTTCCATGATGCCCGTATCGACGGAAGCGACACCGTCGCGAAGGTCAAGGGAGCGGGCGGCGATGCGATAGCGGTGCAGTGCGACGTCGGCGACGAAGCCTCGGTCGAGGCGGCGTTCGCGGCCGCCGAACATGCGTTTGGCCTCGTCACCGTGTTGGTCAATTCGGCCGGGATCAACATGGCTGGCGTGCCGGTCCGGCAAATGACGCTGGCGCAATGGCAGCGCATGCTGGCTACCGACCTGACGGGCGCGTTCCTCACCTCGCGCCGCTTCGTTCGCGATCGTCCCGCCAACACTCCCGGAGCGATCATCCACATATCCTCGATCCACGCTTATGCCGTCCGCGCGGGCGGCGCCGATTATTGCGCGGCGAAGGGCGGTCTGACCAACCTGATCGAGACGCTCGCGATCGAGGAGGCTTCCAACGGGATACGGGTCAATGCGATCGAGCCGGGCATGATCCTGACACCGATGAACGCGCGCGCCAGCACCGATCTCGCCTATCGCCGGTCGCTCGAACGCAACATCCCGCTGGATCGCGCGGGCCGGCCCGAAGAGGTTGGCGATCTCGCGGTCTTCCTCGCATCGGACAAGGCCTCGTACATCACGGGCTCGCGGATCGTGATCGACGGCGGTCTTTCGCTGATGCAGGCGCTCGGCGCATGA
- a CDS encoding Lrp/AsnC family transcriptional regulator has product MDFTVTEIDQTDCRLLGELSADGRMSDVALGERVNLSSTATARRRKILEERGMIAGYTASLDLDRLGYGIMVLVSIELNSQAEQALIEFEEAVMQCPSMSFCSFVSGDTDFIMMVHVRSFNDYDRVYRSELSRLPYVAKIRSSFIMRQVARRGVPPVVFER; this is encoded by the coding sequence ATGGATTTCACGGTGACCGAAATCGATCAGACCGATTGTCGCCTTCTAGGCGAGCTTTCCGCCGACGGACGAATGTCCGACGTCGCGCTCGGCGAACGTGTCAATCTTTCGAGCACTGCGACCGCACGGCGGCGCAAGATCCTGGAAGAGCGCGGAATGATCGCGGGCTACACCGCCAGCCTCGATCTCGATCGGCTTGGCTACGGCATCATGGTGCTGGTGTCGATCGAGTTGAACTCGCAGGCGGAGCAAGCGCTGATCGAGTTCGAGGAGGCGGTCATGCAATGTCCGTCGATGAGCTTCTGTAGCTTCGTTTCCGGTGACACCGACTTTATCATGATGGTGCATGTGCGCTCGTTCAACGACTATGACCGGGTCTACCGCAGCGAGCTCTCGCGCTTGCCGTATGTCGCCAAGATCCGCAGCAGCTTCATCATGCGTCAGGTCGCCCGCCGTGGCGTTCCGCCGGTGGTATTCGAACGCTAA
- a CDS encoding TonB-dependent receptor plug domain-containing protein — protein MQATSTTALRRRYTARLVNMLLLGTAGTVWGGSAAAQVPVSFAARQPSEAGGEPVAVDTALTPPPTQDTGADSVPSDDIVITGSRIVRDGYSAPTPVTVLGAADLAAQRPANVSDFVNQLPSIAQGSTAANSSGSLSNGLAGINSVNLRGLGAGRTLVLLNGQRSVASAVNGVVDVNTFPQDLIERVEVVTGGASAQYGSDAVGGVVNFILDEKYRGIKLAADTGITDRGDGHNYRFAATIGKSLAGDRLHLLASAEYYHQDGVATIARDWNDRGYFQINNPAYTADNGLPQRLVGGGFGPATYTAGGLVTAGPLRGTYFLAPGTTGQLTYGTTNATSSPWMVGGDWRTTLAGHVGSNSLLPNEKRISLFSRVGFDLTPDVQVYGQVSFNRYEGQSFYQQTPSTGVTIRADNAYLLTQYRDVAARMAAAGVSSLTIGTSNAGFPVPGSDNRRDVYRYVGGAKGKLSVFNRSWSWDVYYQHGLTKSHEELTNTWNNARMALAQDAVLSGGQIVCRSTLTNPGNGCVPIDRLGTDGPSAAALGYIYGAAQPQRDQSIQQDVASASISGTVFDLPGGAAAIAFGGEWRKEQIDGRVDPQFSSGWLYGNYLVNRGDYNVKEGFVEIDLPLWRGFTVNAAGRYTDYSTSGSVFTWKAGATFEPIPDLKFRGTYSRDIRAPNLQELFAAGTARTNTVILPTNAPATGSQQFLENTIGNRALDPEKAKSWTVGAVATPRFLPGFTASFDYYDIRISDAIGTITAQNTVDFCYSGTTLYCDNIVYAGGALSSIVIQPFNFASQVEKGFDIAVSYRRDLAEIASALPGRLTINGAVTHYIENVIDNGIFPVDYAGINGGSLSGTYSSPSWRYRVSTFYELDAFTLNLVGRGFGSGVYGNDYIECTSGCPVSTTQYRTINDNDIGGAFYLDASLGVKLRAGGREGSLTFIVTNLLDKDPLLVGNGPDGNNTPAYPQTSRSLYDVLGRSFRVAFTTNF, from the coding sequence ATGCAGGCAACGTCAACCACGGCATTACGGCGGCGCTACACGGCCCGGCTCGTCAACATGCTGCTGCTTGGTACAGCGGGTACGGTTTGGGGCGGCAGCGCAGCGGCACAGGTACCCGTGTCCTTCGCTGCGCGCCAGCCGTCCGAAGCGGGCGGCGAGCCCGTTGCGGTCGACACCGCGCTCACGCCGCCGCCGACCCAGGATACCGGTGCCGATTCCGTGCCGTCCGATGACATCGTTATAACCGGCAGCCGCATCGTCCGCGACGGCTATAGCGCGCCCACTCCCGTCACCGTGCTGGGCGCCGCCGACCTGGCTGCCCAGCGCCCCGCCAACGTCTCCGACTTCGTCAATCAACTGCCTTCCATCGCGCAGGGCAGCACTGCGGCGAACAGCTCGGGCTCGCTGTCGAACGGACTTGCCGGGATCAACTCGGTCAATCTCCGCGGATTGGGCGCCGGGCGCACGCTGGTGCTGCTCAACGGGCAGCGCTCCGTGGCCTCGGCCGTCAACGGCGTGGTGGATGTGAACACCTTCCCACAGGACCTGATCGAGCGGGTCGAGGTCGTCACCGGCGGCGCGTCGGCGCAATATGGGTCGGACGCCGTCGGCGGGGTCGTCAACTTCATCCTGGACGAGAAGTACCGCGGCATCAAACTCGCCGCCGACACCGGCATCACGGACCGTGGTGACGGCCACAATTACCGGTTCGCCGCGACGATCGGCAAGTCACTGGCCGGCGACAGGCTCCACCTGCTCGCCAGCGCCGAATATTACCATCAGGACGGGGTCGCCACGATCGCGCGCGACTGGAACGATCGCGGGTACTTCCAGATCAACAATCCCGCATACACCGCCGACAACGGCCTGCCGCAACGGCTGGTCGGCGGGGGCTTCGGCCCGGCCACCTACACGGCGGGCGGGCTCGTCACCGCCGGGCCGTTGCGCGGTACGTATTTCCTCGCACCGGGCACCACCGGACAGCTTACCTACGGCACCACCAACGCCACATCCTCGCCGTGGATGGTCGGCGGCGACTGGCGCACCACGCTCGCCGGGCACGTCGGCAGCAACTCCCTGTTGCCCAATGAAAAACGCATCAGCCTCTTCTCCCGCGTCGGCTTCGATCTCACACCCGACGTGCAGGTCTACGGGCAGGTCTCGTTCAACCGCTACGAAGGGCAGAGCTTCTACCAGCAGACGCCGAGCACCGGCGTCACGATCCGCGCGGACAACGCCTATCTGCTGACGCAATACCGCGACGTCGCCGCGCGCATGGCGGCGGCAGGGGTGTCGAGTTTGACGATCGGAACCTCGAACGCCGGCTTTCCCGTGCCCGGCAGCGACAACCGTCGCGATGTCTATCGCTACGTCGGTGGCGCGAAGGGCAAGTTGAGCGTCTTTAATCGCAGCTGGTCGTGGGACGTCTACTATCAACACGGCCTCACCAAATCGCATGAGGAACTGACCAACACCTGGAACAACGCGCGGATGGCGCTGGCGCAGGACGCGGTGCTCTCCGGCGGACAGATCGTCTGCCGCTCGACCCTGACCAACCCGGGCAACGGCTGCGTGCCGATCGACCGGCTTGGTACCGATGGCCCGTCGGCGGCGGCGCTGGGCTACATCTACGGTGCGGCGCAGCCGCAGCGCGATCAGTCGATCCAGCAGGACGTCGCCTCGGCGAGCATCAGCGGCACCGTGTTCGATCTGCCCGGCGGGGCGGCGGCAATCGCCTTTGGCGGGGAGTGGCGCAAGGAGCAGATCGACGGTCGCGTCGACCCGCAGTTCAGTTCGGGCTGGCTGTATGGCAACTATCTGGTCAACCGCGGCGACTATAATGTGAAGGAGGGTTTCGTCGAGATCGACCTGCCGCTGTGGCGCGGGTTCACGGTCAACGCCGCCGGGCGCTACACCGATTATTCCACCTCGGGCTCGGTCTTCACATGGAAGGCAGGCGCGACGTTCGAGCCGATCCCCGACCTCAAGTTCCGCGGCACCTACAGTCGCGACATTCGCGCGCCCAATCTGCAGGAGCTGTTCGCCGCCGGGACGGCGCGTACCAACACCGTCATTCTGCCCACGAACGCCCCCGCTACGGGATCGCAGCAGTTCCTCGAAAACACCATCGGCAATCGTGCGCTTGATCCCGAGAAAGCGAAAAGCTGGACGGTCGGCGCGGTGGCAACCCCGCGCTTCCTGCCCGGCTTCACGGCCTCGTTCGACTATTATGATATTCGCATCAGCGACGCGATCGGCACGATCACCGCGCAGAACACCGTCGATTTCTGCTATTCCGGGACGACACTTTATTGCGATAATATCGTCTACGCTGGCGGTGCGCTCAGCTCGATCGTCATACAGCCCTTCAACTTCGCCAGCCAGGTGGAGAAGGGCTTCGACATCGCGGTGAGCTATCGCCGCGACCTTGCCGAGATCGCTTCCGCTTTACCGGGCCGCCTGACGATCAACGGCGCGGTGACGCACTATATCGAGAACGTCATCGACAACGGCATCTTCCCTGTCGATTATGCCGGGATCAACGGCGGCAGCCTGTCGGGCACCTATTCGTCGCCGAGCTGGCGCTATCGCGTCAGCACTTTCTACGAACTCGACGCCTTCACGCTCAACCTCGTCGGCCGCGGGTTCGGCTCGGGCGTGTACGGCAACGATTATATCGAGTGCACCAGCGGCTGCCCGGTGTCGACGACGCAGTACCGCACGATCAACGACAACGACATCGGCGGTGCCTTTTACCTAGACGCCTCGCTTGGCGTGAAGCTGCGTGCCGGCGGGCGCGAGGGATCGCTGACCTTCATCGTCACCAACCTGCTCGACAAGGATCCGCTGCTCGTCGGCAACGGCCCCGACGGCAACAACACGCCCGCTTACCCACAGACATCGCGCAGCCTTTACGACGTGCTCGGCCGCAGCTTCCGCGTCGCCTTCACCACGAATTTCTGA
- a CDS encoding amidohydrolase — protein MTTFRDAVTALLLGTLLTPQAALAQAGKALKREAENKVDAQAKDIQVMVDQVFSYAEPGFQEVRTSAYLTAVLEKAGFTVTRGVAGIPTAFTATWGEGGPLIALGSDIDGLLGVSQYPGMAEAKAMVEGGPGHGEGHNAGLPLVIAAAIAAKSVMEKHHIPGRLMIWPGVAEELLATKAYYVREGLFKGVDACIFTHVSSEFGTAYGDFGMNGMVSVEYQFRGKTAHSAGMPWEGRSALDAVELMNTSWNFRREHLPVTQRSHYVITDGGGQPNIVPATASVWYYFRDRSFGAIKSMYETGNEISEAAAKATGTTVSHRVLGYAAPNFGNKPMAEAAYANIAAVGMPHWSADDQVFAKAVQQANQRKVEPLKAKVSELSTPENRPQSIGGGSDDIGDIMWAVPTITIRFPSNVPNMIGHHLTSAMAMATPIAHKGAVAGAKAVAMTVLDLMTSPKLLAQATSYFNDVQLKSDSYAPLITAQDKPAIWLNEKVMRDMRPQLEKFYYDPARYPSYLEQLGISYPSVTIESKKAP, from the coding sequence ATGACGACGTTCCGCGACGCCGTGACCGCGCTGCTGCTCGGTACGCTGCTTACGCCCCAGGCGGCGCTGGCGCAGGCCGGCAAGGCGCTCAAGCGCGAGGCCGAGAACAAGGTCGACGCGCAGGCCAAGGACATCCAGGTGATGGTCGACCAGGTGTTCAGTTATGCCGAGCCGGGCTTCCAGGAGGTCCGCACCTCGGCCTATCTCACCGCCGTGCTCGAAAAGGCCGGCTTCACCGTGACGCGCGGCGTTGCGGGCATCCCGACCGCTTTCACCGCTACCTGGGGCGAGGGCGGGCCGCTGATCGCGCTGGGCAGCGACATCGACGGGCTGCTCGGCGTATCGCAATATCCCGGCATGGCCGAAGCCAAGGCGATGGTGGAGGGCGGCCCCGGCCACGGCGAGGGGCACAATGCCGGCCTGCCGCTGGTGATCGCCGCGGCGATCGCGGCGAAGTCGGTAATGGAGAAGCATCATATCCCCGGCCGTCTGATGATCTGGCCCGGCGTCGCCGAGGAGCTGCTCGCGACCAAGGCCTATTATGTCCGCGAAGGGCTGTTCAAAGGCGTCGACGCCTGCATCTTCACCCATGTCAGTAGTGAATTCGGCACCGCTTACGGCGACTTCGGGATGAACGGCATGGTGTCGGTCGAATATCAATTCCGCGGCAAGACCGCGCACTCGGCAGGGATGCCGTGGGAGGGGCGCTCGGCGCTGGATGCCGTCGAACTGATGAACACCTCATGGAACTTCCGGCGCGAGCATCTGCCCGTCACGCAGCGCTCGCACTACGTCATCACCGATGGCGGCGGGCAGCCGAACATCGTCCCGGCGACCGCGTCGGTATGGTATTACTTCCGCGACCGGAGCTTTGGCGCGATCAAGTCGATGTACGAGACGGGCAACGAGATCTCGGAGGCAGCCGCCAAAGCGACCGGCACGACCGTCAGCCATCGCGTGCTCGGTTATGCCGCCCCCAATTTCGGCAACAAGCCCATGGCCGAGGCAGCCTATGCCAATATCGCTGCGGTCGGTATGCCGCACTGGTCCGCCGACGATCAGGTTTTCGCCAAGGCGGTGCAGCAAGCCAACCAGCGCAAGGTCGAACCGCTCAAGGCCAAGGTGAGCGAGCTGTCGACACCCGAAAACCGGCCGCAGTCGATCGGCGGGGGCTCTGATGACATCGGCGACATCATGTGGGCGGTGCCGACGATCACGATCCGTTTTCCCTCCAACGTGCCCAACATGATCGGCCACCATCTCACTTCGGCGATGGCGATGGCCACTCCGATCGCGCACAAGGGCGCAGTCGCAGGCGCCAAGGCGGTGGCGATGACGGTCCTTGATCTGATGACCTCGCCCAAGCTGCTGGCGCAGGCCACAAGCTATTTCAATGATGTGCAGCTGAAGAGCGACAGCTACGCCCCACTAATCACCGCGCAGGACAAACCCGCTATATGGCTCAACGAGAAGGTGATGCGCGACATGCGGCCCCAGTTGGAGAAATTCTACTATGACCCCGCACGCTACCCGAGCTATCTTGAGCAGCTGGGGATCAGCTATCCAAGCGTAACGATCGAAAGCAAGAAGGCGCCGTGA
- a CDS encoding acetylxylan esterase encodes MMRRLGITQLRPGASGDPAAPDAANYEPGKANPYPVWPDLLKMADGRPVTTAAMWQQRRRPELIELFEREIYGRIPANVPGVTWRIDNVDREYFGGQPVLAQQLVGHVDNRAAPKIDVDIRVTLVLPANAKERVPLLMMFAPARYPSPSQPNAVEAARLDAVLKATLVARDPALAPIFTAHPGFEFVKPGGFVAPPPDDERITKVIAAGWGVALLDTSTIQADNGAGLRAGIIGLANRGAPRTPEQWGALRAWGWGASRLLDYLGTRPEVDVAHVGIEGVSRWGKAALVTAALDERFAMVLIGSSGEGGVKPHRRNFGEQVENLTGTSEYHWMAGNFLKYGTERGRLGRKTADDLPIESHELLALVAPRLAFVSYGVPEQGDANWLDQQGSYMATVAAGRAWTLLGRQDLGRGHDYHTAVLPPQGTNLLEGELGWRQHEGGHTDAPNMTYFLEWANRKIGREPRR; translated from the coding sequence ATGATGCGCCGGCTCGGCATCACCCAGTTGCGCCCCGGTGCGAGCGGCGATCCGGCCGCGCCAGATGCCGCCAATTACGAACCCGGCAAAGCCAATCCGTATCCCGTCTGGCCTGACCTGCTGAAAATGGCGGACGGTCGGCCCGTGACGACCGCAGCGATGTGGCAGCAACGGAGGCGGCCAGAGCTGATCGAGCTGTTCGAGCGCGAGATCTACGGGCGCATTCCTGCGAACGTACCCGGCGTGACATGGCGCATCGACAACGTGGATCGCGAATATTTCGGCGGCCAGCCGGTGTTGGCACAGCAACTCGTCGGTCACGTCGACAACCGGGCAGCGCCGAAGATCGACGTCGATATCCGCGTAACGTTGGTGCTGCCGGCGAATGCGAAGGAGCGCGTGCCTTTGTTGATGATGTTCGCGCCGGCGCGTTATCCGTCACCAAGCCAGCCAAACGCGGTGGAGGCGGCCCGGCTCGACGCAGTGCTCAAGGCGACGTTGGTTGCGCGAGACCCCGCGCTTGCGCCAATCTTCACCGCGCATCCCGGTTTCGAGTTCGTCAAACCCGGCGGCTTTGTCGCGCCGCCGCCCGACGACGAGCGCATAACCAAGGTGATCGCTGCCGGCTGGGGCGTAGCGCTGCTCGATACATCGACGATCCAGGCGGACAACGGCGCGGGGCTGCGCGCGGGGATCATCGGCTTGGCCAATCGGGGCGCACCTCGCACGCCGGAGCAATGGGGCGCACTACGCGCATGGGGCTGGGGCGCGAGCCGGCTCCTCGATTATCTCGGCACGCGCCCGGAAGTCGACGTGGCGCACGTCGGCATCGAAGGCGTGTCGCGCTGGGGAAAGGCGGCGTTGGTCACCGCCGCGCTCGACGAGCGCTTCGCGATGGTGCTGATCGGATCGTCGGGGGAGGGCGGCGTCAAACCGCACCGGCGCAACTTCGGTGAGCAGGTCGAGAACCTGACGGGCACCAGCGAGTACCACTGGATGGCGGGCAATTTCCTCAAGTACGGGACGGAACGCGGACGCCTCGGGCGCAAGACCGCCGACGATCTGCCGATTGAGTCACATGAGCTGTTGGCGCTGGTGGCGCCGCGGCTTGCCTTCGTGAGCTACGGAGTACCGGAGCAAGGCGACGCGAACTGGCTCGATCAGCAAGGCAGCTACATGGCGACGGTGGCGGCGGGGCGCGCGTGGACCCTGCTTGGCCGGCAAGACCTTGGTCGCGGACATGATTATCACACGGCGGTGCTTCCGCCGCAGGGCACCAATCTACTCGAGGGCGAGCTCGGCTGGCGGCAGCATGAGGGCGGCCACACCGATGCGCCGAACATGACCTACTTTCTTGAATGGGCGAACCGCAAGATCGGGCGCGAACCGCGTCGCTGA
- a CDS encoding SDR family oxidoreductase, with protein MKTSGNTILMTGGGSGIGEALAHRFHDRGDTVIIAGRRKEALQRAADGRDRIHTAVLDVEDAAAVGEFAKQVVADFPSLNVLFNNAGIMKFEDLTGQRDLTDAEATVAINILGPIRLTNALIDHFKEQPDAAIVTVTSGLAYVPLVAAPTYSATKAAIHSYTVSLRTQLAGKVEVIELAPPGVQTDLTPGQANRPGYMPLEAFADAVAAQFAQQPTPREILVDEVQFLRQAEREGRFDETLKTLTERAAKQREQGDQRS; from the coding sequence ATGAAGACCAGCGGCAACACGATCCTGATGACTGGCGGAGGAAGCGGGATCGGTGAGGCGCTGGCCCACCGGTTCCACGATCGTGGCGACACGGTTATCATTGCCGGTCGTCGGAAAGAGGCGCTCCAGCGCGCTGCGGATGGTCGCGATCGCATCCATACCGCAGTCCTTGATGTCGAGGACGCCGCGGCGGTCGGCGAGTTCGCCAAGCAAGTGGTCGCCGACTTCCCGTCTTTGAACGTGCTGTTCAACAACGCCGGCATCATGAAGTTTGAGGACCTGACGGGCCAGCGCGACCTGACCGATGCCGAGGCGACTGTGGCGATCAACATCCTCGGCCCGATCCGGCTGACGAACGCGTTGATTGACCATTTCAAGGAGCAGCCCGACGCCGCGATCGTCACGGTCACCTCGGGTCTCGCATACGTGCCGCTGGTGGCGGCACCGACCTACTCGGCGACCAAGGCAGCGATCCACTCCTACACCGTCTCGCTCCGGACCCAGCTGGCGGGTAAGGTAGAGGTGATCGAACTGGCTCCGCCAGGTGTGCAGACCGATCTGACGCCGGGACAGGCGAATCGCCCGGGCTACATGCCGCTCGAGGCCTTTGCTGACGCTGTCGCGGCGCAATTCGCGCAGCAACCAACGCCGCGCGAGATTCTCGTCGATGAAGTGCAGTTTTTGCGCCAGGCCGAACGTGAGGGCCGTTTCGACGAGACACTGAAGACGCTGACGGAGCGCGCGGCCAAGCAGCGTGAGCAGGGTGACCAGCGAAGCTGA
- a CDS encoding DUF427 domain-containing protein, which yields MVEARWNGTLIASSDETVVVEGNHYFPISSVDASRLRPSATTTTCPWKGEAHYYDIHVDGADNPDAAWYYPEPKAAAEEIRGRLAFWKGVKVG from the coding sequence ATGGTAGAGGCACGGTGGAACGGCACGCTTATCGCGAGCAGTGACGAGACAGTGGTGGTGGAGGGCAACCACTATTTCCCGATATCGTCCGTCGACGCCTCGCGACTTCGACCGAGCGCGACGACAACGACCTGTCCTTGGAAGGGCGAGGCACATTATTACGATATCCATGTCGACGGTGCGGACAATCCCGACGCCGCCTGGTATTATCCTGAGCCAAAGGCGGCGGCCGAGGAAATACGCGGACGCTTGGCTTTCTGGAAGGGCGTGAAGGTTGGCTGA
- a CDS encoding ABC transporter ATP-binding protein: MPDNGWGIAATPNLHHVWGVTGQPILLDVRTLGKSVPGPRQLFRSLDLQVNAGELVAIIGESGVGKSTLLNILAGLDDTDEGSVAIGGTLLGTLDEATRTRLRRERIGFVFQAFHILPYLTLRQNVALPLALVSPDAARANTRATEMLEAVGLGDRGEAYARDLSGGELQRVAIARALVHRPALILADEPTGNLDPDTAARVLALFAAAVRDNGAAGVMVTHSDASAAVADRVLTLGADGLVERRGR; encoded by the coding sequence ATGCCGGATAACGGTTGGGGCATTGCGGCCACGCCGAACCTGCACCACGTGTGGGGCGTGACTGGCCAGCCGATCCTTCTTGACGTCCGTACGCTCGGCAAGTCGGTGCCGGGACCGCGGCAGTTATTCCGGTCGCTCGACCTTCAGGTCAATGCGGGCGAGCTCGTTGCGATCATCGGTGAGTCCGGCGTCGGCAAATCGACGCTTCTGAACATCCTGGCCGGACTGGACGATACCGACGAAGGCAGCGTTGCGATTGGCGGCACGTTGCTCGGTACGCTCGACGAGGCCACACGGACGCGGTTGCGACGCGAGCGTATCGGCTTCGTGTTCCAGGCCTTCCACATTCTTCCCTATCTCACGCTGCGCCAGAACGTCGCGCTGCCACTCGCGCTGGTGTCGCCGGACGCGGCAAGAGCGAACACGCGCGCTACGGAAATGCTGGAGGCGGTCGGGCTCGGCGATCGCGGTGAGGCCTATGCGAGAGATCTGTCGGGCGGTGAGCTCCAGCGCGTCGCGATTGCGCGCGCGCTGGTTCACCGACCTGCGTTGATCCTGGCCGACGAGCCGACCGGTAATCTCGACCCCGACACCGCAGCACGCGTGCTGGCCCTGTTCGCCGCCGCCGTCCGCGATAATGGAGCAGCCGGCGTGATGGTGACCCATTCGGACGCGAGCGCCGCCGTTGCCGACCGGGTGCTGACGCTCGGCGCGGACGGGCTGGTGGAGCGACGTGGCCGCTGA